In one window of Athene noctua chromosome 17, bAthNoc1.hap1.1, whole genome shotgun sequence DNA:
- the DRC10 gene encoding dynein regulatory complex protein 10 isoform X1, with the protein MATGDPAVFQVSSQDAKQRNEPLVKGIATPEKAVITLDAMKMLDPCQLKPDSMEMERIITVLDETIAKLEMSSLIPRITDSLDRFADMLGPEITNNLIEHQKLSNEMEHLLASSEEEDSMRAEEQQGCLCLLEQRLKCSVRNVLRLLLANPSLCQALRYEAWARESPAEVFIKAFGEFRNFTLERLLTSPVEEEEKIQFMKAISLQINKNTEAITALQAELAAAIQTQEEEIQKRDDVIKDLKTSLQDLAKDCRASIQQIKQEGEKQQKEELQASQAKCTRLQQDIQQLGAQLNALVLEHRASELALRKRKCRLEMEIVNWIQKYDTDMGEKQAEYEEVHAAYAEEKAQLSLLTEKRAMLLQEYSQIEEERRIRQEKEEQALKELNTMTLAATRIQAFWRGYLVRSLFKSKKKKGKGKGKKAKK; encoded by the exons ATGGCAACAGGGGATCCAGCTGTATTCCAAGTATCATCTCAGGATGCAAAGCAAAGAAACGAGCCCTTGGTGAAGGGCATAGCAACTCCAGAGAAGGCAGTGATCACATTAGATGCCATGAAGATGTTAGATCCATGTCAGTTAAAACCTGATAGCATGGAGATGGAAAGAATCATAACTGTCTTGGACGAGACGATTGCTAAGCTGGAGATGAGCAGTTTGATCCCACGTATTACTGACTCTCTGGATAGGTTTGCTGATATGCTAGGACCTGAGATCACAAACAACCTGATTGAGCACCAAAAGCTTTCAAATGAAATGGAGCACCTGCTTGCCAGCTCTGAAGAAGAGGACAGCATGAGAGCTGAGGAACAACAGGGCTGTCTCTGCTTGCTAGAGCAACGTCTGAAATGTTCTGTTAGAAATGTCCTGAGACTCTTACTGGCCAACCCTTCGCTTTGCCAGGCTCTGAGGTATGAAGCTTGGGCGAGAGAGTCACCAGCTGAAGTGTTTATCAAAGCCTTTGGGGAGTTCAGGAATTTCACGCTTGAGAGACTGCTGACTAGTCctgtggaagaggaagaaaagatccAGTTCATGAAAGCCATCTCCCTCCAGattaataaaaacacagaagcaaTCACAGCTTTACAGGCAGAACTGGCAGCAGCAATCCAGACTCAAGAGGAGGAG ATTCAGAAGAGGGACGATGTAATCAAAGAcctcaaaaccagcctgcaaGATCTGGCCAAAGACTGCAGGGCCAGCATCCAGCAGATCaagcaggaaggggaaaaacaacaaaaagaggaGCTGCAAGCCTCCCAGGCCAAGTGTACCAGGCTACAGCAGGACATTCAGCAGTTAGGAGCACAACTCAATGCACTTGTACTGGAGCATCGAGCATCAGAGCTGGCTCTCAGAAAG AGGAAGTGCAGGCTGGAGATGGAAATTGTGAACTGGATCCAGAAATATGACACAGACATGGGAGAAAAACAG GCTGAGTATGAAGAGGTTCATGCTGCCTATGCTGAGGAGAAGGCCCAGCTGTCCCTGCTGACAGAGAAACGTGCTATGCTTCTCCAGGAGTATTCCCAGATTGAGGAGGAGCGCAGGATACGTcaggagaaggaggagcaggCTTTGAAGGAGTTGAACACCATGACGCTTGCTGCCACCCGCATCCAGGCCTTCTGGAGAGGCTACTTGGTACGGTCCCTCTTCAAGTCAAAAAAGAAGAAGGGCAAAGGCAAGGGCAAGAAGGCcaagaaataa
- the DRC10 gene encoding dynein regulatory complex protein 10 isoform X2, which produces MATGDPAVFQVSSQDAKQRNEPLVKGIATPEKAVITLDAMKMLDPCQLKPDSMEMERIITVLDETIAKLEMSSLIPRITDSLDRFADMLGPEITNNLIEHQKLSNEMEHLLASSEEEDSMRAEEQQGCLCLLEQRLKCSVRNVLRLLLANPSLCQALRYEAWARESPAEVFIKAFGEFRNFTLERLLTSPVEEEEKIQFMKAISLQINKNTEAITALQAELAAAIQTQEEEIQKRDDVIKDLKTSLQDLAKDCRASIQQIKQEGEKQQKEELQASQAKCTRLQQDIQQLGAQLNALVLEHRASELALRKRKCRLEMEIVNWIQKYDTDMGEKQGRIPHTFLCPSVGSLSSVLHELLPC; this is translated from the exons ATGGCAACAGGGGATCCAGCTGTATTCCAAGTATCATCTCAGGATGCAAAGCAAAGAAACGAGCCCTTGGTGAAGGGCATAGCAACTCCAGAGAAGGCAGTGATCACATTAGATGCCATGAAGATGTTAGATCCATGTCAGTTAAAACCTGATAGCATGGAGATGGAAAGAATCATAACTGTCTTGGACGAGACGATTGCTAAGCTGGAGATGAGCAGTTTGATCCCACGTATTACTGACTCTCTGGATAGGTTTGCTGATATGCTAGGACCTGAGATCACAAACAACCTGATTGAGCACCAAAAGCTTTCAAATGAAATGGAGCACCTGCTTGCCAGCTCTGAAGAAGAGGACAGCATGAGAGCTGAGGAACAACAGGGCTGTCTCTGCTTGCTAGAGCAACGTCTGAAATGTTCTGTTAGAAATGTCCTGAGACTCTTACTGGCCAACCCTTCGCTTTGCCAGGCTCTGAGGTATGAAGCTTGGGCGAGAGAGTCACCAGCTGAAGTGTTTATCAAAGCCTTTGGGGAGTTCAGGAATTTCACGCTTGAGAGACTGCTGACTAGTCctgtggaagaggaagaaaagatccAGTTCATGAAAGCCATCTCCCTCCAGattaataaaaacacagaagcaaTCACAGCTTTACAGGCAGAACTGGCAGCAGCAATCCAGACTCAAGAGGAGGAG ATTCAGAAGAGGGACGATGTAATCAAAGAcctcaaaaccagcctgcaaGATCTGGCCAAAGACTGCAGGGCCAGCATCCAGCAGATCaagcaggaaggggaaaaacaacaaaaagaggaGCTGCAAGCCTCCCAGGCCAAGTGTACCAGGCTACAGCAGGACATTCAGCAGTTAGGAGCACAACTCAATGCACTTGTACTGGAGCATCGAGCATCAGAGCTGGCTCTCAGAAAG AGGAAGTGCAGGCTGGAGATGGAAATTGTGAACTGGATCCAGAAATATGACACAGACATGGGAGAAAAACAG gggaggattCCTCACACCTTCCtctgccccagcgtggggtccctctcatcagtccttcatgaacttctcccaT GCTGA